CCCATTTGGCTTTGACAATACTCTCCATGATAACTTTTTTGTCAAAAAACAAAACTAGATACGATGCCGATAAGAAAAGCCACGGCGCTCTAGTGTTCCGGCCCTCTTTTCCAAATTACACCGCACCATATTCTTCATAATCATAGGAAAATGTACATAGGTGTTGCCCGGGTGTTTTTTCCAAAGGTATAATGAAAAAATAGATTGTGAATGAGGAGGTGGCGTAGGGTGCAAGAAATTACACAGCTGCACGCCATTTTTGATCGCACCAGAGGTTACATCAACAGTTTCATGGGCGTTATCCAGCCGATTATCGACGCGGCAACGGACGAGCATACTCGTCTTTACTACCATCATATTTTGGAAGAAGAAGAACAGCGGATGGGACGCTTGCAGGAATTGGTTCCCTACCTGGAGAAGCTGTCAGCAGGAAAAAGCCTGGATCAGCTAAGTGATCGCGACCTCTCACAAATGCTGTCCGATGTGAATCTGGAACGTTTTGGACTGCACAATTTCCGCGAGCATCTGGAGCTCTCTCTGTATGAATTCAAGGATGACGAAACACGTCAGCTCCTGGATGGCATGCGTGAAAAGACGCATACAGACTATTTGACAGTCAAAGAGATCATGGCGAACATAAGCCAACGCTTCTCTGATGCGGCTCATCCTGATCTCACTGATCACGATGAGGGGCACGACATTCACCAGGTTGATCATTTGAAAGCCTCGGCTTCCGCTCCTCACGGTGTTGCTTCCGTGATCAAGCATTCCGCCCCTGCAGTTTCTGGCAAAAAAGGACTGACTGTTGGCAGCTTGAAAGGAATGTAAAGAATCGGAAATCCTGAAATAACATGGAGGTTACACTATGGACAAGCTTCGTAAATACCCAGACTCTCCCTTGACGACCGAAGAATGGAACCAGTTGGACGCAACTGTCGTTGACATGGCTCGCCGCCAGCTGGTAGGACGTCGTTTTATCGATATTTATGGACCATTGGGTGAAGGCATCCAAACCATTACCAACGATGTATATGAGGAATCTCGTTTTGGCGGTCTCTCCCTGCGCGGAGAATCACTGGAAATGACACAGCCTAGCCGCCGTGTCAGCATGACGATTCCGATTCTGTACAAAGATTTCATGCTCTACTGGCGCGATGTTGCCCAAGCACGCACACTGGGTATGCCTTTGGACATGAGCGCGGCTGCGAACGCGGCTGCGGGTGGTGCACTGATGGAAGACGATCTGATCTTCAACGGCGCTGCGGAATTCGACCTTCCTGGTCTGATGAACGTAAAAGGCCGCCTCACTCATCTGAAGAGCGATTGGATGGAATCTGGCAATGCATTTGCCGATATCGTGGAAGCACGCAACAAGCTGCTGAAAATGGGCCACAGCGGTCCGTATGCACTGGTTGTTTCTCCTGAGCTCTACTCTCTCTTGCATCGCGTGCACAAAGGCACCAACGTGCTTGAGATCGAGCACGTTCGCAATCTGGTTACAGATGGTGTCTTTCAATCCCCTACCATTAAAGGCCGTTCCGGCGTATTGGTAGCGACTGGCCGTCACAATCTCGACCTGGCGATTGCAGAAGACTTCGACTCTGCGTTCCTCGGCGACGAGCAAATGAACAGTCTGTTCCGTGTGTATGAGTGCGTTGTATTGCGGATCAAGCGTCCAAGCGCCATTTGCACCT
This genomic stretch from Brevibacillus brevis harbors:
- a CDS encoding family 1 encapsulin nanocompartment shell protein, with product MDKLRKYPDSPLTTEEWNQLDATVVDMARRQLVGRRFIDIYGPLGEGIQTITNDVYEESRFGGLSLRGESLEMTQPSRRVSMTIPILYKDFMLYWRDVAQARTLGMPLDMSAAANAAAGGALMEDDLIFNGAAEFDLPGLMNVKGRLTHLKSDWMESGNAFADIVEARNKLLKMGHSGPYALVVSPELYSLLHRVHKGTNVLEIEHVRNLVTDGVFQSPTIKGRSGVLVATGRHNLDLAIAEDFDSAFLGDEQMNSLFRVYECVVLRIKRPSAICTLEETEE
- a CDS encoding IMEF encapsulin system ferritin-like cargo protein, coding for MQEITQLHAIFDRTRGYINSFMGVIQPIIDAATDEHTRLYYHHILEEEEQRMGRLQELVPYLEKLSAGKSLDQLSDRDLSQMLSDVNLERFGLHNFREHLELSLYEFKDDETRQLLDGMREKTHTDYLTVKEIMANISQRFSDAAHPDLTDHDEGHDIHQVDHLKASASAPHGVASVIKHSAPAVSGKKGLTVGSLKGM